A stretch of the Bacillus sp. BGMRC 2118 genome encodes the following:
- a CDS encoding flagellar protein FlgN, protein MSAHALTDVLTKLYKLHQSLYEVATRKTEVVKKSDIEALSSIMKEENKYVMAINQLDGERKQIVAKMMSGHPFQGNEPTLTECIETLPIEERDSLLTIKDKLLQKVNELKKLNLLNQELIYSSLQFVNLSLDVIMPKQPDSLNYNKPQVKGQTGSKNRSMFDSKA, encoded by the coding sequence ATGTCAGCTCATGCATTAACGGATGTATTAACAAAGCTGTACAAGCTTCATCAAAGCTTATATGAAGTTGCGACAAGAAAGACTGAAGTTGTGAAGAAAAGCGATATTGAGGCATTATCCTCCATTATGAAAGAAGAAAACAAATATGTTATGGCCATCAACCAGCTTGACGGGGAGAGAAAGCAAATCGTTGCTAAGATGATGAGTGGACACCCGTTCCAAGGAAATGAGCCAACATTAACCGAATGTATTGAAACCTTGCCTATTGAAGAGAGAGACTCTCTTTTAACTATAAAAGATAAATTGTTACAAAAAGTAAATGAGCTTAAAAAGCTTAATCTATTAAATCAGGAATTGATTTATTCATCCTTGCAATTTGTGAATCTATCATTAGATGTGATTATGCCAAAACAACCTGATAGCTTAAATTATAATAAACCACAAGTTAAGGGACAAACGGGTTCGAAAAATCGTTCCATGTTTGACTCGAAGGCTTAG
- the flgM gene encoding flagellar biosynthesis anti-sigma factor FlgM, protein MKINNLGPINVNPYKKNMSKVDNLPKSQSKTDKVEISSAALELRQNSKVVMDRAERVEALRHQVEAGTYSVDAESVAKSVIQYFKNN, encoded by the coding sequence ATGAAAATTAATAACTTAGGTCCTATAAATGTAAATCCTTATAAAAAGAACATGTCAAAGGTGGATAACCTGCCTAAATCACAGTCAAAAACAGATAAAGTAGAAATATCTTCTGCAGCACTAGAGCTTCGTCAAAACTCAAAAGTTGTGATGGACCGTGCTGAACGTGTTGAAGCATTGCGTCACCAAGTAGAAGCAGGCACGTACTCAGTAGATGCTGAATCAGTTGCAAAAAGTGTGATTCAATATTTTAAAAACAACTAA
- a CDS encoding ComF family protein: MPNCLVCHTQFEQSQSWHEVLLLKENKRLCYRCEKLLSPISAPICTICGRQMDEEGTCSDCLEWESSDKKGLLVKNRSVFHYNDHMKDIMNQFKFRGDIVVIQAFASDIRELCKKEYSHTTMIIPIPLSMERQYERGFNQSEAIGSLLQKPLSNILLKSHQEKQSKKGKVQRLKEQNPFSLKEGSTVQSEHILLLDDLYTTGTTLRNCASILIGAGALSCSSLTLVRS; the protein is encoded by the coding sequence ATGCCAAATTGCTTAGTATGTCATACACAATTTGAACAATCTCAAAGCTGGCACGAGGTATTGTTATTAAAAGAAAATAAACGCTTGTGTTACCGCTGTGAAAAGTTACTGAGTCCTATTTCGGCACCTATTTGTACAATTTGTGGTAGACAGATGGACGAAGAAGGAACGTGTTCTGATTGCCTAGAGTGGGAAAGCTCTGACAAAAAAGGATTATTGGTGAAAAATAGGTCAGTCTTCCATTACAACGACCACATGAAGGATATCATGAATCAATTTAAATTTAGAGGGGATATTGTAGTTATTCAAGCATTTGCGAGTGACATTAGGGAGCTATGCAAAAAGGAATATTCTCATACAACCATGATTATTCCCATTCCACTTAGTATGGAAAGGCAGTATGAGCGTGGTTTTAATCAATCAGAAGCCATAGGATCCTTGTTGCAAAAACCATTATCCAATATCCTGTTAAAATCACATCAAGAAAAACAAAGTAAAAAAGGAAAAGTGCAGCGCTTAAAGGAACAAAATCCATTTTCCCTAAAAGAAGGTTCGACAGTACAAAGTGAACATATTTTACTTCTTGATGATCTTTATACAACCGGAACAACACTACGTAATTGTGCTTCTATACTAATAGGAGCGGGAGCACTAAGCTGTAGTTCTTTGACGCTAGTTCGAAGTTAA
- a CDS encoding DEAD/DEAH box helicase has translation MDIPQHSLNSKYQPSTELQQFLQGRKLLFDEIHFEVELIQEHFENGYVNYEPGVILHKDVYKCSRCNNQDQNLFLSYSCGRCYTNCHYCRKCITMGRVAECTPLVSWKGSYVSFHYESPLSWDGVLSSGQTVASSEMVQAINSQSEQLLVWAVCGAGKTEVLFEGISSALVSGKYCCIATPRTDVVIELAPRLKQVFPDVDMTALYGGSEDTRELKPLTLATTHQLLRFEKAFDVVIIDEVDAFPYSYDEMLQQAVKAAKKDKCTTLYLTATPNKRWQKEVGKEKLPCVKIPARYHGHPLPIPVLKWCGNWKKQLSKKKIPSPIEAWIREKLNQQKQSFLFVPSIELLESLIPLLKDIHPEIETVHSQDSLRKEKVARFRNGEIPLLVTTTILERGVTVPNTDVAVFGADDHVFTESALVQISGRVGRSAKFPTGEIVFFHFGKTSAMIAAKAQIEQMNKLAVNQGLIKEV, from the coding sequence ATGGATATCCCCCAACACTCGCTTAACTCCAAGTATCAACCTTCAACCGAGCTTCAACAATTCCTTCAAGGCAGAAAACTCTTATTTGATGAAATTCATTTTGAAGTAGAGCTCATTCAAGAGCATTTTGAAAATGGCTATGTAAATTACGAGCCAGGTGTCATCTTGCACAAAGATGTGTATAAATGCAGTCGATGCAACAATCAAGACCAGAACTTGTTTCTTTCGTATTCCTGTGGCAGATGCTATACGAACTGTCATTATTGTAGAAAATGTATCACAATGGGACGAGTAGCTGAGTGCACACCACTTGTGTCCTGGAAAGGGTCATATGTATCGTTTCATTATGAATCACCTTTATCTTGGGATGGGGTGTTATCATCAGGACAAACTGTGGCATCATCTGAAATGGTTCAGGCTATTAATTCCCAATCCGAACAACTGCTAGTATGGGCAGTATGCGGAGCTGGGAAGACAGAGGTGCTATTTGAGGGAATCTCTAGTGCACTAGTGAGCGGGAAGTACTGTTGTATTGCCACGCCGAGAACGGATGTTGTAATAGAATTAGCACCCCGGTTAAAACAAGTGTTTCCAGATGTAGATATGACTGCTTTGTATGGTGGTAGTGAGGATACTCGTGAACTGAAGCCGTTAACACTTGCGACGACCCACCAGCTGTTGCGATTTGAAAAAGCTTTCGATGTAGTCATTATCGATGAAGTCGATGCGTTTCCTTACTCCTATGATGAAATGCTGCAACAAGCAGTAAAGGCAGCAAAAAAGGACAAGTGCACCACATTGTATTTAACTGCTACCCCGAATAAACGATGGCAAAAGGAAGTTGGAAAAGAGAAGCTTCCCTGTGTCAAGATCCCTGCAAGGTACCATGGTCATCCCTTACCTATTCCTGTATTAAAATGGTGTGGCAACTGGAAGAAGCAATTATCCAAAAAGAAGATACCCTCCCCGATTGAAGCGTGGATACGTGAAAAACTAAACCAGCAAAAACAATCCTTCTTATTTGTTCCTTCTATAGAATTACTCGAATCATTAATTCCTTTATTAAAAGACATTCATCCAGAGATTGAAACTGTACACTCACAAGATTCATTACGAAAAGAAAAAGTAGCACGTTTTCGGAATGGCGAAATACCACTGCTTGTAACCACAACCATACTAGAACGTGGTGTAACTGTGCCTAATACAGATGTTGCTGTGTTTGGGGCAGATGATCATGTCTTCACAGAAAGTGCCTTAGTTCAAATTTCAGGGAGAGTCGGGAGGAGTGCCAAGTTTCCGACTGGCGAGATTGTGTTTTTCCATTTTGGAAAGACGAGTGCGATGATAGCAGCAAAAGCACAGATTGAGCAAATGAATAAGCTTGCAGTGAACCAAGGGTTAATCAAGGAGGTATAA
- a CDS encoding DegV family protein, which produces MKTAVVTDSTAYIPKELREKWDIHMIPLNVVFGEESYREELELSASDFYEQVRANNHELPKTSQPATGEFVDLFEKLALDYDAVICVHLSSGISGTYQGAVTAGNMVDRIQVHAFDSEISCMVQGFYALEAAKLAQEGRDANEIMNRLHEMKQSMRAYFMVDDLSNLQRGGRLSSAQAFVGSLLQVKPLLHFVDKKIVPFEKIRTRKKAVNRLVELLREDASKGMPIQATVIHANRLEDAEELKQSIVEEFSNVEVIISYFGPVIGTHLGEGALGLGWYQK; this is translated from the coding sequence ATGAAAACTGCTGTTGTTACAGATAGTACAGCCTACATACCAAAGGAACTGCGAGAGAAGTGGGACATTCATATGATTCCATTAAATGTTGTATTCGGTGAAGAGTCTTACCGTGAGGAGCTGGAGTTGTCGGCTTCGGACTTTTACGAGCAAGTGCGCGCAAACAATCATGAACTTCCAAAAACATCACAGCCTGCAACCGGGGAATTTGTTGACTTATTCGAAAAATTAGCTCTTGATTATGATGCCGTCATTTGTGTTCATTTATCTAGTGGAATTAGCGGGACATATCAAGGCGCTGTTACAGCAGGGAATATGGTCGATCGTATCCAGGTTCATGCATTTGATTCAGAGATTAGCTGTATGGTTCAAGGGTTTTACGCATTAGAGGCAGCAAAGCTGGCGCAAGAAGGAAGAGATGCAAACGAGATTATGAACCGCCTACACGAAATGAAGCAATCTATGCGTGCTTACTTTATGGTAGACGACTTATCAAATTTACAGCGCGGTGGACGTTTAAGCAGTGCACAAGCATTCGTAGGTAGCTTGCTACAGGTGAAACCATTACTTCATTTTGTAGATAAAAAGATTGTCCCATTTGAGAAAATTCGTACACGTAAAAAGGCAGTCAACCGTCTTGTGGAATTGCTAAGAGAAGATGCATCAAAAGGAATGCCGATTCAAGCAACGGTTATCCACGCAAATCGCCTAGAGGATGCTGAAGAATTGAAACAATCGATTGTAGAAGAATTTTCAAACGTTGAAGTGATCATCAGCTATTTCGGCCCGGTTATTGGCACACACTTAGGTGAAGGTGCACTCGGTTTAGGATGGTATCAAAAATAA
- the sinI gene encoding DNA-binding anti-repressor SinI, with protein sequence MATEGLDQDWVDLILAALEMGMSVQEIREFLHTSQG encoded by the coding sequence ATGGCAACTGAAGGTCTTGATCAAGATTGGGTGGATTTAATTTTAGCAGCATTAGAAATGGGAATGAGTGTTCAGGAAATTAGAGAGTTTCTACATACTTCTCAAGGGTAA
- a CDS encoding helix-turn-helix domain-containing protein, with translation MIGQRIKEYRQEKKMSLSELAESAGIAKSYLSSIERNLQSNPSIQFLEKISAVLNVPVNTLINGENEAAPTKDLDTEWANLVKEAMNSGISKEQFKEFLEFNKWKNTQS, from the coding sequence ATGATTGGTCAACGAATTAAGGAATACCGACAAGAGAAAAAAATGTCTTTATCTGAATTAGCAGAAAGTGCAGGCATCGCAAAGTCTTATTTAAGCTCAATTGAACGCAATCTCCAATCAAATCCTTCCATTCAATTTTTAGAAAAAATATCAGCCGTACTCAATGTACCTGTCAATACACTTATAAATGGAGAAAACGAAGCCGCTCCGACGAAGGATTTAGATACCGAATGGGCAAACCTTGTAAAAGAAGCTATGAATTCCGGTATATCGAAAGAACAGTTTAAAGAGTTTTTAGAATTCAATAAATGGAAGAATACACAAAGCTAA
- a CDS encoding class D sortase: MLRILTVLFIVTGLGAIGYGGYQLLKTELSVQNNLEEAKEVISQKGDPTEEDIQTFSPATGDVVGILSISRIGIETPIVEGTDPDDLEKGVGHFATSAYPKQNDQVVLSGHRDTVFRKMKDIEIGDIITVKLPHGDFSYKIADTKVVAADDRTIIKSTAPNEELLLTTCYPFNFVGNAPDRFVVTAYPVE, from the coding sequence ATGTTACGTATCCTTACCGTGTTATTCATTGTTACAGGTCTCGGCGCAATTGGTTATGGTGGCTATCAATTATTGAAAACAGAGCTTTCTGTTCAAAACAATCTAGAAGAAGCAAAAGAAGTGATTAGTCAAAAAGGTGATCCTACTGAAGAAGATATTCAAACCTTCTCCCCTGCTACAGGTGATGTCGTCGGCATTCTCTCCATTTCGAGAATCGGTATTGAAACACCAATTGTAGAAGGAACAGATCCAGATGATTTAGAAAAAGGCGTTGGACACTTTGCAACAAGTGCTTACCCGAAGCAAAATGATCAAGTAGTACTATCTGGTCACCGTGACACCGTCTTTCGTAAAATGAAAGACATAGAGATTGGTGATATTATTACCGTGAAGCTGCCACATGGTGATTTTTCTTATAAAATTGCGGATACGAAGGTAGTTGCGGCGGATGATCGAACAATTATTAAATCGACTGCACCAAACGAGGAGTTACTGTTAACAACATGTTATCCGTTCAACTTTGTGGGCAATGCACCGGATCGGTTTGTGGTGACGGCTTATCCGGTTGAATAG
- a CDS encoding cell wall protein encodes MKSTRLFFLILCNFLMITLFITSVGTTRAETTQLPEVDISTSPHKVLFNVGNMKPGDWATRTITVNNKGKQDFKYTMSVNMKSGSKKLFDEFMLKVSDKDRELYNGKLADFKGFESRTLYQSKSEDLTFQVDFPSHLGNEFQGLATEVEFKFYVAGTLGGLLPVDGPKLPDTATGMFNIIGAGAILVFGGMILFALDRFRKRRLDIRKA; translated from the coding sequence ATGAAGAGTACCCGATTATTCTTCCTTATATTGTGTAATTTTCTCATGATTACGTTGTTCATAACCTCAGTTGGTACTACAAGAGCGGAAACTACTCAACTGCCTGAGGTCGATATCTCTACATCACCACACAAGGTATTATTTAATGTAGGAAATATGAAACCTGGAGATTGGGCGACGAGAACAATTACAGTTAATAATAAGGGAAAACAAGATTTTAAGTATACGATGTCAGTGAATATGAAATCTGGCTCGAAGAAGCTATTCGATGAATTTATGCTTAAGGTCAGTGATAAGGACCGAGAGTTATACAACGGGAAGTTAGCAGATTTCAAAGGGTTTGAATCGAGGACGTTGTACCAATCTAAGTCTGAAGATCTTACCTTCCAAGTTGATTTCCCAAGTCATCTAGGTAATGAGTTCCAAGGACTAGCGACGGAAGTAGAGTTTAAGTTTTATGTAGCAGGTACGTTAGGTGGGCTGTTGCCGGTAGATGGACCGAAGCTGCCTGATACAGCAACTGGGATGTTTAACATTATCGGAGCGGGTGCCATACTTGTCTTTGGTGGAATGATCTTATTTGCTCTCGATCGATTCCGAAAAAGAAGGCTAGACATAAGGAAAGCATAA
- a CDS encoding signal peptidase I, whose product MKKTTVKKWISNITTAILYAVLLCMIAIVVTTKVSGGEPQVFGWQFKTVLSGSMEPGIKTGSIIAVKTGGDKNRFKQGDVITFMEDKDKLITHRITEVVKSGEQVMYRTKGDNNNSEDTNPVLSSNVVAEYKGFTVPNLGYFISFANSKNGAFLFIIPGILLFCYSLFSIWRVLAQVELVSKKSPVEENVNT is encoded by the coding sequence ATGAAGAAAACTACAGTTAAGAAGTGGATTAGTAACATCACAACTGCTATATTGTATGCTGTGCTTCTATGTATGATAGCCATTGTAGTAACGACAAAGGTATCAGGAGGAGAACCACAAGTTTTTGGATGGCAGTTTAAGACAGTATTATCTGGATCGATGGAGCCGGGTATAAAAACTGGATCTATTATAGCTGTAAAAACTGGTGGTGATAAGAATCGCTTTAAACAGGGCGATGTCATCACATTTATGGAAGATAAAGATAAACTGATTACTCACCGAATTACAGAAGTTGTAAAAAGTGGTGAGCAGGTGATGTATCGTACAAAAGGGGATAACAACAATAGTGAAGATACGAACCCGGTTCTATCGAGTAATGTTGTTGCAGAATATAAAGGGTTTACCGTTCCAAATCTAGGATACTTTATAAGTTTTGCAAACTCAAAAAATGGCGCATTCCTATTCATCATTCCTGGAATTCTATTATTCTGCTACTCACTATTTAGTATATGGAGAGTGCTAGCTCAAGTGGAGCTTGTTAGTAAAAAGTCCCCTGTCGAAGAGAATGTGAATACGTAA
- the tapA gene encoding amyloid fiber anchoring/assembly protein TapA, translating to MNQLIKIITICYVVTVTASFLNSNTGAYFNDHSKVTGILSAGEWLEEWDKSSLKFTSQSVEVPASSNSCLPAVITATIQNGGSSMTGNTEYEVYYAEKGNPKNGAKIHTATIEPITEKQSAKLSFTVDKPGNYMFHAFQRPGHGNKYDTRDDLWTNEINVVCKVEEEKVKEVILPIENTTPEQPQVIEQQQQTVPPKEGEVTAEPIVEEEQKAVKNPNEVKVNPPGTVTPPVDRGVMTPETKDSENQDKTIIKEGS from the coding sequence ATGAATCAATTAATAAAAATAATTACAATTTGTTATGTTGTCACAGTTACTGCCTCCTTCTTAAATAGTAACACAGGAGCATACTTTAATGACCACTCGAAAGTAACTGGAATTTTATCAGCAGGTGAATGGCTTGAAGAATGGGATAAAAGTTCACTCAAGTTTACGTCACAAAGTGTGGAAGTACCCGCTAGTTCTAATTCCTGTCTTCCTGCTGTAATTACAGCAACCATCCAAAATGGTGGAAGTAGTATGACCGGTAATACAGAGTATGAGGTTTATTATGCAGAAAAGGGTAATCCGAAGAATGGAGCAAAAATCCATACAGCTACAATTGAACCGATTACTGAAAAACAATCAGCAAAGTTGAGCTTTACAGTTGATAAACCTGGTAATTATATGTTCCATGCATTCCAAAGACCTGGACATGGTAATAAATACGATACACGAGATGATTTATGGACCAATGAAATAAATGTAGTGTGTAAAGTGGAAGAAGAAAAAGTGAAAGAAGTTATCTTACCAATTGAAAACACAACTCCAGAGCAGCCACAAGTAATCGAGCAACAACAGCAAACAGTACCGCCAAAAGAGGGAGAGGTAACTGCAGAACCGATTGTCGAGGAAGAACAAAAGGCTGTGAAAAATCCTAATGAAGTAAAGGTTAATCCTCCAGGAACCGTTACACCTCCTGTGGATCGTGGAGTAATGACTCCAGAAACAAAGGATAGTGAAAATCAGGATAAAACAATTATAAAGGAAGGTTCGTAA
- a CDS encoding cell division protein FtsN, protein MSLKKKLGLGVASAALGLSLIGGGTYAYFNDFAETNSKFAAGTLDLNAAPTTIIDVTNLKPGDWMNRNFTLKNDGSLNIKEVLLDTEYTVTNKAGAPANTDDFGKHIRVNFLFNEDKAILGRWSPDQVVYQTTLYDLQSMEPDAVANEVFVRYLEERGGLKAGDSDKLYVQFEFVDNNQDQNQFQGDKLELKWTFEGKQEAGESR, encoded by the coding sequence ATGAGTTTAAAAAAGAAATTAGGTTTAGGTGTAGCTTCAGCAGCATTAGGTCTTTCATTAATTGGTGGAGGTACATATGCATACTTTAATGACTTTGCAGAAACTAATAGTAAATTTGCAGCAGGTACATTAGATTTAAATGCTGCTCCTACTACAATTATTGATGTAACAAATCTAAAGCCAGGTGATTGGATGAATCGCAATTTTACATTGAAAAATGATGGATCACTAAATATTAAAGAAGTGTTACTAGATACTGAATATACAGTTACAAATAAAGCTGGAGCACCTGCGAACACAGATGACTTTGGAAAGCACATCCGTGTAAACTTCTTATTTAATGAAGACAAAGCTATTCTAGGACGTTGGTCACCAGATCAAGTTGTATATCAGACTACACTTTATGACCTACAATCAATGGAGCCTGATGCTGTAGCTAATGAAGTGTTTGTAAGGTACTTAGAGGAAAGAGGAGGACTTAAAGCTGGGGACTCTGACAAACTTTATGTTCAATTTGAATTTGTAGATAACAACCAAGATCAAAATCAATTCCAAGGTGATAAGCTAGAACTAAAATGGACATTTGAAGGTAAGCAAGAAGCTGGTGAATCAAGATAA
- a CDS encoding helix-turn-helix transcriptional regulator: MNGKKIQDLRTKKGMTLSELSKVSGVSKSYLSFIERGIQKNPSIDVIERLASALDVQPHVIYTKIAKPQPTVDQLDQEVIELAIEMNKANISKEKLKQLIEILK, from the coding sequence GTGAATGGGAAAAAGATACAAGATCTTCGAACGAAGAAGGGAATGACACTGAGCGAACTCTCGAAAGTTTCTGGCGTATCTAAATCATACCTAAGTTTCATTGAAAGAGGCATACAAAAGAACCCTAGTATTGATGTGATTGAAAGGTTGGCTAGTGCTCTTGACGTTCAACCGCATGTCATCTATACGAAGATCGCGAAGCCTCAGCCTACAGTTGACCAATTAGATCAGGAAGTCATTGAGCTCGCCATTGAGATGAATAAGGCGAATATTAGTAAGGAAAAGTTAAAACAGTTAATTGAAATATTGAAGTAA